In the Callospermophilus lateralis isolate mCalLat2 chromosome 7, mCalLat2.hap1, whole genome shotgun sequence genome, actgaGAGCACGGAGAAAAAAGattggagggggagagagaagagaggggctgAGGGCAGGGTCAGAGGAGGCCCCAAGTGAGAGCTAAATCCTCAAGGTCCATCCCAGAATAAATGGTAATGGAGAAATCAAGAAATAACAGTATAAGCATAATATTTAGGAATATAAAGGTAAATGCCAAGGAAACAACTAGAAGATTGAGAACTGATTACCTGTGAGACTTGGAACTTGAGGTGGCAGGCTGTTGAAACTTGTCTTAAACCCTGTGAGTGGACCTGACTGGTTTGCACATTTAACAATCTGATAAAGCTTGCGATTTgatttggggattgaacccagggacacttaaccactgagacacatctccaccccttttttatattttatttagagacagtctcactgagttgcttaggaactgaccaagttactgaagctggctctgaactcaccatcctcctgccactgggattccaggcgtgCATCACCTGGCGGTTGTGAGGAAGTCATGAGACATGCTTGCAAACTGCCTGTCAAAGAGTCTGGCACCCAGTGAGTGCTCAAGACATAGGTGTAGTTAACATTGTTATGCAGCAGCTGGGTGTGGGGGGAGGGACTAATTATGACTCAGGAGTGAGTGGCTGTGCCTCCTGTCATGGAGGGGACTGAGGCAGGGTCCTGAGGCCCGTGTTCTTCCGTGCCACAATGTTGGGGGAACTGATGCTTGTTTTTAGGAATTTCCTTGCCATACTTGCTTCCTCAGGCACCCTGGGAGCTTTGGTGGCTTGGTTGATAAGCTATAAGCCAGTTTTGTTTGGGTTCCTATTCCTCCTACTGTTGCTTAGCAACTGGCTGGTCAAGTATGAACTCAAGCCCACCTCCTCAGAGAACTGTCAGGTGAGCAAGAGGGGATTTAGCATCAGCTGAGGGTTAGGGGATATTCTGCTGGATTGGGGAGTGGAGGACCGGACAGTGAAAGGATGATGGGGGAAGGCTGAGGAACTTAAAACTGTCTGCGTCCCTGCCTGGAGATACCTCTTAGTGATGGTGGACAAAACATGTCCCTCACAAGGCCTCAGTGGTCTTAACTATAAAATAGTGACCTTGTATATGCTCCTACTTCACAATTGAAGTCCACATGCTTCAACCATGGTATGGGCTACTCTAAGTGGAATGATTTCAAATGGCTAGAGATACAAGTGCCAACACAGGTACAACTCTAGAGAACAGTCACAAAGAGAAGAAATGCACCTAGTGTAGACTATGACATTGTGTCTGTATAATATATACCTGAAATAATCGACTTATAAAGAGAAGAGTTTATTTTGTCTCAGGCTCCATGATCAGGCAACCCATCACTTTTAGGCCTCTGTTTGGGAGTGTGGTAGAGGATATTCCCCCCCATGACTTGAAAACCTCTCTCGGACCCACCTTTTAAAGATTCCACCATCTCCAAATAACTGGGAACTAAGTCTCTGCTTTGCAAATCTTTGGGACACATTCCAGGTCCAAACTCTAGCAGATACCTTTTATATAGTATCAGAAAAGGTGGTGCATAcaggtaatcccagtgacctggaggctaagataggaagatcacaagttcaacacCAGCTtcacaacttagtgaaaccctatctcaaaattaaacaaaagggctgaggatgtggctcagtggtaaagcacccctgggttaaattcccagaacaacaacaaaatcacaaCAATATCCTATATTGTTTATAGATGTATATGTGTAGTGAAAGTATGCTAAGGGAATAGGTCTCGACCTTGACACTGGTGACATCCTGGTGGCATAATTTTTTGTCCAGTTGTCTTGTGCATTAGAAAGTTTAGCAGTACCCTGGCTTCTACCCAAGAGACTCCAGCATCACACCCCCACCCTGTTTGTGACAACCAAAATCATCTTCAGATATTGTCACATGTCATTGGGGAGGGGCAAAAAGAGCCTCTGATTTAAAAACGTATGGAAAAAGTAAATACTAAATTCAGGATTACAGATGGGTCCGGTgacacacacccataatcccagcaactcaggaagctaaggcacaagagtcacaagttcaaggccagcctcagcaatttaaggagaccatgtgtcaaaataaaaaatgaaaagggctcagATGTAGCTCACCAGTAGAACACtcttaggttcaatcccaagtactgcaGAGAAAACATGTTCGGGATCACATCGAGGAGACGATGTTtaagggtggggtggggagaataTTCTAGGAGAAGGGGCCCATAGGAGATTTTAATTCTATTTGAGATATTGTCCTTCTTAAACTGGTGTGGGAACACAGATATTTGTTATGATAATTACTTTTTTGCACACCTGAAATtgtattaaaatgtttttaaataccaGTAGTTTGTAGTTGAATCCGAAAGTAGGGATCAGGTGATATTATTAGCTGAGGGGAAGAGGACAGCAAAACTGAATGAGCGTTATTGAGATCGGAGCATGttgtcagggctggggctggggctggcctggggctcagtggtggagcgcttgcctagcacgggtgaggccctggattcgatccttcagcaccatgtgaatataaaaataaataaaaccaaactaaaataaagaatttcatccaatggggctggggttgaggctcagtagtagagcacttgcctagcatgtgtgaggcactgggttcgattctcagcaccacatataaataaataaaataaaggtccatcaacaacaataacaaattaaaaaaaaaaaaaaggaatttcacCCAAGAAGTTTGGGGGGCGGGAAGCCTTCTATGAGAGCACTGAGACTTGGCAATTGAAGGATCCGTGAGCCCTGACAAAATGCTCCAAGAGGCACACTGGAAAAACAAACTCTGGGGACAGATATATTGGGTTAAGGACTTTATGTCAGTTGGCAGATCATTCCTATGAACCGAAGGCAACCAAAGGTCTTGGGAGTTTGGGGTCCATGTGGCCCGAGAAAGTGACCTTCCCTTGCTGGGTCCCCACTGTCACAGAAGATGGCAAAACTGCTTCCTTTGGAAGCAGGTGAGAGAATTGGTTAAGATGAGGGCATGGAGCAAGAAGGGATGAGCATGAATAACcaattttttcccttttcctggTGGCGGGGAGCTTAGGAGGAGGCCATAAATTCAAAGACTCCGGAAGCCCACCCCAACAGCAATAACCTGAACACAAAACAAGTGGAGAGGCTGCAGGCCTGCTTTGCGCTCCAGGACAAGATCCTTGAACGGCTTTTGTTCAGTGAACTAAAGCTGAAGGTCTTGGAAAATCAGATGTTCATCATATGGAATAAATTGAATCACCCTAAGCGATCAAGCAGACATCGAAATTTCCCCACAAAGAAAGACAAAACGAGGAGGCATGAGTCCACGTTTTCCATCCTCTCTGATTGTACTTCCAATTCCCCCACCTAATGAGACTGAGGTGGGCTAGCTGCTGCTGATGTTACCTTGACTCATTGTATTAGTCTGTTTTTTGTTGCTATGACAAAA is a window encoding:
- the Tex46 gene encoding testis-expressed protein 46 produces the protein MLGELMLVFRNFLAILASSGTLGALVAWLISYKPVLFGFLFLLLLLSNWLVKYELKPTSSENCQDKILERLLFSELKLKVLENQMFIIWNKLNHPKRSSRHRNFPTKKDKTRRHESTFSILSDCTSNSPT